Proteins from a genomic interval of Poecile atricapillus isolate bPoeAtr1 chromosome 1, bPoeAtr1.hap1, whole genome shotgun sequence:
- the LOC131574851 gene encoding uncharacterized protein LOC131574851, whose protein sequence is MEPNPAGPAPEATGHDLCPPPAVTLRKGSLLPSITAAPGRAAAAALRAGGPPPAVRVRVTAGSAAGRAPQPDPQSSLRAKASSAFHDTTLLRKLGIHRRLEDTARTTDQRDIPDHMASRSAHKMQGRRRKSGMVWSNGGSQVTITHMTPLSWR, encoded by the exons ATGGAGCCGAAcccggccggccccgctccTGAGGCGACGGGCCACGATCTCTGCCCGCCGCCGGCCGTGACCTTGCGGAAGGGCTCGCTGCTCCCGAGCATCACCGCCGCGCCCGGCCGGGCGGCTGCGGCAGCGCTCAGAGCGGGGGGCCCGCCGCCAGCTGTCCGGGTGCGGGTCACCGCAGGCAGCGCCGCCGGCCGCGCTCCCCAGCCCGACCCACAG agctcacTCAGAGCCAAGGCCTCTTCTGCTTTCCATGATACCACActgctgaggaagctggggaTTCACAGGAGGTTGgaagacacagccaggacaactgatcaaagggatattccagaccacaTGGCATCACGCTCAGCACATAAAATgcagggaagaagaaggaaaagtggGATGGTTTGGAGCAATGGAGGTTCCCAAGTAACAATTACACATATGACCCCACTCTCCTGGAGATAG